The DNA window AGGCCAGAGGAGCTCGAGAAGATGGACGAGCTCGCGGCCTCAGTGGCGAAGGCCGTCGGCGAGTTCATGGCTTCCCAGAGGGGCTCGTGAGCCGGGGGAGGCCCCTCAGGCCCGCCAGGGCCATAAGGGTGGCCCACCTGACCAGGTCCCTCCTGATCACCTTGCCCTCGGTCATGAGGCCTATTATGCCCTGAGCCGACCCTATGTCCTTGAGGCCGTACCTCCTTCCCACGGCCTCGTCCAGCTCAGAGCTCATGGCCTCCCTGGCGACCTCCTCTGGCACCTCGAAGGCGGGGGAGGCGCCGCAGGCGCTGGAGCTGCCGGCAACCACGCAGGTGAACGTTATGACATACCAGGAGCCTGAGACGCTGAAGAGACCCGACTCCACGCCGACGCCGTGATCAGCGCCCCTCGACGCCAGCGAGGCCCTCAGCATAGCAAGCCTCCTCGTCTCCTCGAGCCCAACTGGCTGGGGCGGCAGGCCGCTCACGGCCACAGGCGTAACCCTGGCGCAGCTGTAGATGAGTTCGTAGGCCTCCCTGACGCCCTCCAGCTTAACCGGGTTGGAGCTCCCCACCGCGGCGCTTGGGCACGTCAAGCTCCCACGCCCTGGCACACGGCGCCGTACCTTGTTATTAGCTGGCGCCTAAGAGGAGGTGGCGCCGCGGGCGGGATTTGAACCCGCGCGGGGTTTCCCCCACCGGCTTAGCAGGCCGGCGCCCTAGCCAGCTAGGCGACCGCGGCACCGCTCTTCCGTAAAAAGCAAGGAACTTATAACCTTTAGCATCCTTGAGGGCGCGCCTCCCATGGTTAGTCAGGTGCCCTGGCGGTGACGCTGGCTCGCAGGCGCCCTGGCCGGCCTGCGGCGCCCCTGTGCCCCTCTGGCGCCTGCGGGGCGAGCGGTTGCGCTGACCCCGGCGCTGGCAAGGTGCCTGTTTTAAGGTAATTAAGCTCAAGGCACCTAAGTTTAACGGCCTCTGTGATGTGTTACCTCCGGCACTGAGCGGTGAAGTCAAGGCATTTGGCTGAGAGGCCTTAAGAGGACGGTGGAAAAGAAAGCGTGGCTTAAAGGAAAGGCCTGAAGGCTAGCTCTTGGCGACCCCCTCGGCCTGGCCCGCCTGCTGCGTCACCAGCTTCACCTTGGGCGCCTTGGAGGTCAGCTCCTGCCAGTCCTTGAGGTTGTATATGCACCCTGGGTCCGGGGCCAGCGGGTCGCCGTAGTAGCCGTAGGCCCTGGCCCTGCAGCCGCCGCATATGTTCCTGTATGGGCAGACCCTGCAGTAGCCCTTGAGGTTGTCCCTGTTCCTAAGCTGCTCAAAGAGCGGGCTCTTGGTCCATATGTCCCAGAAGCTCTGCTTCCTCAGGTTACCCACCACGGCGGGCAGGAAGACGCACGGCGACACGTCCCCGTTGGGCTGTATCGCAGCGTATATCCTGCCGGCGCCGCAGCCGCCCACGAACTCAGCCACGGCCTTAACTATTGGGTCTCCGCTCACCGCGAAGTGAGTCGGCGCCACCTCCTGGCCGCCGCTGACCTGGAGGGCCACCCTGCCGTACTGGGGGGCAGTGCTAACTATCTGGAGCCCAGGCCTCTTCTTCATCTCGAGGTAGATCTCCCTCAGGAACTTCTCCCTCTCAACAGGGTCCAGGTCAAGCCACGCGTTCTCAAGGCCCCTGCCCGTTGGAACGAAGTTGAAGAATATCACCCTCTTGACCCCTATCTCCTCAGCAAGGTCGAGCAGGTTCTTGACCTCACCTATGTTCATCTTCGTTATTGTGACTGCCATGCCGTGGTCCATGCCCAGCTTGACCGCGTTCTCAAGCGCCTTTACGGCCCTCTCCCATGAGCCGGGCACGCCCCTGAACTTGTCGTGGACCTTGGGGTCGGCGCTGTCTATCGAGACCTCGACGTACCTCAGCCCCTCCTCCTTAGCCTTGGCCAGCTCGTTTATGTCAGCGAAGAGCCAGCCGTTGGTCGCGACGGCGGTGTGTATGCCCCTTGATGACAGCTCCCTCACTATCCTGTGGAAGTGGGGGTGTATAGTAGGCTCGCCGCCGCTTAAGGCCACGGAGGCCACGCCCGCCCTGTCGAGCTCGTCAACGACCCTCAGCTTCTCCTCCAGGGTCAGCTCGTCAGGGGTCGGGGCTCCAGCCCTCTGGTAGCAGTGTATGCACTTCAGGTTGCACATGTTTGTGAAGTTCCAGACTATCAGGAAGGGGGCTGGCATCTTCTGCGGCACGGTGACGCCGTAGAGGCCAAGGCCCTTCATTACGAGCGCTACCCCCCTCCTTATCGCTGGGTCGCTTATGGACTTCTTGGCGGACTCGACGTCACCGTGAAGCGCCTTTATGCCGACCTCTATGGACTTGTTAATTATCGGTATGAGGAACCTGGCCGTGAGCGGGCACTCGACTATCTGCTCGCCGACGAAGGCGCTCAGTGAATGATATATGAGCGGCGCCTCCTTCTCCGTGCCGTCAGCATACTTAACCTTAACTGTCCTTGAGGCGAGCCTCAGCGACGCCCTTGTGACGGGGTTGTTAAAGATGAGCCTTATGCCCGCCAGCAGGTGGCCTATGTTCCCCTTATCCTTCTTATTACCTCCCTCCTCGCCCTCAAGCTTCTCAACTACCGGGTTACCGGCCTCGCTCAATCCCTCTCACCCCCTCCCCACCTCAGGGGCTCAAAGACGCGCCCAAGCGCGTCGCCAAACGCCGAGAGGGTCTCCCTGGTGATCACCGAGACCAGGTCACCGAACCTCCCGGCCCTCACCTCCTGCCACATGAAGCCGAGCCTCAGGTAGAACTTCCTGTAGGCGTAAATCAGGGCCCTGCCCAGCTGCTCGGCCGTGAAGTTGAAGCCCCTTATGACAGGCCTCACGGTGGTGTAGTGCTCCCAGTTAGTGTCAACTATCAGGTTGTTCTTAACTGCGAAGTCCCATAGCGGGGTGCCAGGGTAAGGCGTCAGTGCCGTGAACTGGGCGTAGTCGGGGCCTAGCTTCACGGCGAGCTCAGCGGTCTGCTTCATGTCGTCAACAGTCTCCCAGGGGAATCCAAGGATGAAGGAGCCTGTGGCGAAGCCCTTGAGCTCCTTCTTCCACTGGAACACCCTCCTGGCCTGCTCCAGGGTTATCTTCTTCCCTATCCTGTTCAGCGTCTCCTGGCTGGCTGACTCGACGCCGAAGTAGAGGGCGTTGCAGCCGTTGTCGTATAGCAGCTTCATTATGTCCTTGCTCATGTGGTCGACCCTGGCGCCGCAGGAGAACTTGATGTCAAGCCCCCTCGTCCTTATCTCGTTCACGAAGTCCCTCACGAACTTCCAGTTAGCCGTGAACTCGTCGTCAGTGAACACTATCTGCTTCGTCCCGTACTTGTTAACGAGGTACTCTATCTCGTCGGCCACGCCCTTGGCGGACCTGTACCTGTACCTCCTGCCCCAGTAGTAGCTGGTTATGCAGTACATGCAGCCATAAGGGCAGCCCCTGCTTGCCATGACGTGGGCTATCCTAATGGGCTTATCGAAAAGCGTGTACTTGTCCATGTCCAGGAGCTCCCTGTCAGGCCACGGCAGCTTGTCGAGGTCCTCTATGAAGGGCCTGTCAGGCGTTACTACGGTCCTGCCCTGCTCCCTGAAGACGAGGCCCTTGATCGCCTTCAGGGCCTCGTAGTCCCTCCCCCTCTTCTCGAGCGTATCCGTCAGCTCAAGCATAGTGAACTCGCCCTCGCCCCTGACGACGAAGTCATAGCCGGCGTCAAGGGCCTCGTCATACATGTAGGTCGCGTGGGTGCCCCCGGCCACTAGGGTGACGTCGGGCATCTCCCTCCTCAGCTCCTTTGCCGCGAGGTAGCCCTTGGGGGCCAGCGGGGTCATCATGGAGACCCCAACTATGTCCGGGTCAAACGACTTGACCTCGGCCATCCACGACTTCAGGTCGAGCCTCCTGGTCGGGCTGTCAACTATCTTGACCTTGTGGCCAGCCTGCTCGAGGACTGACGCTATGTATGCCAGCCCCAGGGGAGGGGCCCTCATACCTGTTACCTTGTAGATCTCCAGGTTGTGAACATCTGGGGGCAGGGCCAGCAAGACTTTCGTTTCTTATCCCCTAGTTACTAATTATATTGTTTTGAGAGATATATGTAAAACTGTAGATGAGACAAGGGAGTAGTCTAAGGAAGCCTGTAGATGAGCCCTCTCCTTTCTCCCCTTCCAAGGCCATGGGCGTCAGCAGAGCGCCAGCACCCTGGCCATGGCTCCCTCTGCGCCCCTCACCCTGAGCGGAGCTATGACGAGGGTCACGTTGTTGCAGCCTACCAGCTCCTTAAGGTTGCAGGCGCCCTCAACTATTATGACGCCTGAGGAGAGCAGCCTGGCGTGAACGTATGACACGTCGTCAGGGCTCACCGTTGGCTTCCACGGGAAGCCCTCGGCCCCAGCCCAGCCGGCCACGCTCATTCCCTCAGTTACAACCGCGCTCACTTTGACCTCAGCGAGGTAGTCCGCGGCGCCCCTGTCAAGGTAGGGCCAGGCGTAGAGGTAGAGCTCTGAGCCCCTCATTGACGAGAAGCCCGTGTAGAGGACCGCCGCCCTCCCCTTCCTAACCTTGCCTTCGAGGTCGCGCCTCGTTATCGGTTCCCCTGGCCTCTTGTTGCTGAGGTCCACAACGTCCGCCCCTGCTATGAGCCTCGAGGGCTCTATTGAGTCAACGGACCCCCCTCCAGGTATGAAGTGAAGAGGGGCGTCAACGTGCGTGCCTGAGTGGGAGCCCGCCTCAAGCCTTGAGAGCGTCACCTCGCCGGGCCTCGAGCCCCTCATCACGAACTCGTGCTTAAACGGTGGGTCGCCTGGGTAGGTTGGCATGCCGTTGAAGAGGTCGCACGTCAGGTCAACGACCCTACCGAGGCTGAGTCCCAAGGCAGTCCCTCGCGGCTGGGGTAGAGCTAGCTTAAACGCCCTCCTGTAGCCAGAGTATGCCAGAGGCCCCGGGAAGTAGTCCCTCACTGTTCGGGACCGCGAACTGGCATCGCCCTATAAGAATTGATAAGAGGGGGACCGTAATATCTGTAGTTATGCGTGAGGTTGTCCCTGATCTTAACTTAACTAAGGGCGCATCACCCTCTTCCCATAAACCTCTACCACCTCAGGGGAGATGATGGAGCCTGAGGACTGGGGCCTGTTCTTCCAAGAGGATCACGCCCGTGGGGCCGATGACTTCTGAGATAACTGGCGAGGGAGAGGGGGTCACGAGGGGGCCCTCTGAGCTGTTAAACAGGGCTGAGAAGAGGTGAGAAGCTCTAGGGGCCGAAAAAGGACGATATCGGTAGGTGGTAAGAAAGCGGTTCAGGTAAACAGGCCCTGGGTTGCGTTCTCTAACGTAACTGAGTAGGCCTCAACCAAGTAGAGGCCCTGGACCCTCCCCTCGACAAGGCCCAATGTCACTGCGCCGACCGGTAGCCTTGACGCCGTCAGGTTGCCCGTCACTTTGGTTGAGCCCGTGATCTCAACGAGCACAAAGACCACGTGGTGGGACGAGAGGTTGACAACCTTAGCTATGCCTATGTAGGCGCTGGAGTTAACCTCGTAGAGCAGTACGGCCCTCAGCTCCACCACCTTGCCAATTATGTTCTGTGAGCTGATGAAGGCGTAGAGCCTCTCGTCAAGCTTTATGACGAGCTCGTCTGCACTGGCTATAGCGTGGCCGACCGCCCTTGCCGGCCCGTGGGAGCTTGAGCTCAGGTTCCCTGCAAGGCCCAGGCTCTTGTTAGCTAGCACTATTGACTGGTTAAGCATAACAAGGGAGCCCGTGTCGTTGCCCCTGGCGAACAGGAGCACGGCCGTGTAGGTGTCGTTCAGCGCCTCCTCGAGCAGGTTGAGGGCCCTCTCAGCTGTCTGGTTCTCGCTGCCGCTTAGCTGCTGGAGCAGCGGCTGTACGGCCTGGATGCTCTCGTTAATGCCCCTAATTACGTGGGCCTGGGCCTCAACGACCATCACGCGGCCTGAGGCGTTGGGGAATGGCATCAGCTCAGGGGCCTCGGACTCCAGCTCCTCAGCCGTCCTTGCCATCTCAACCAGCTGGGCAGGGGTCGCGTTGACAGCTGACCTGTTGAGGAGCCCCTCGATTGCCCCGAAGACCTCCTCCGCCTCGTCTGACGGGCTCACGTTGGCCTGCTGCAGGAAGGCCCAGGCCTGCTCGGCCTCGTGCTTTGCATGCGCTATGTGCTCCGCTATCCTCCCTATCATCGCCTTCTTGGCGTACTCTGAGACGTTTATTGAGAGGTTGGAGAGCTGTTGCTTAAGCTGGGAGAGAACCTGGGCGGCGGCGCTGGCGTTGCCCTGCGCCGCGTACCTAAGCCCCTGCTCCACCATTGAAATTAGCTGCTCCCTCTCCGTGCTGTTGAGGGCTGGGTTTGATGACACGAAGGCCTCTATCGCCCTGAGCTGGGCCTCAACGCCTATGGCCTGAGGCATTGGGGCCGGCCTTGCCTTCTTGAGCTGCGTCGCCAGGACCTTCATAATGCCTATGGCGACCCCTATGCACTGGCTGTAGTTCCCTTGCCTGTAGTAGGAGAGGGCCTCAGAGTAGAGCTCCTCGGCCTCCGTCACGTTAACACCCTGGGCCTTGGCAACAGCTATGGCCCTCTGGGTTATGTTAAGTAGCACCTCAGCTGACGTTGCCGTGGCGTTAGCGCCGCCCTGCTGCCCCTGGGTCGTCTGAGCCGCCGCCTTTATCAAAGATAGAGGGGAGAGCAGCGCCAGGCCAACCATAAGGGCCAGCGCAGCTGCCATCAAGCCGCTCCTCACTTGCACCACCGCTCGCGCTCACGCTGGCCTTG is part of the Acidilobus sp. 7A genome and encodes:
- a CDS encoding cyclase family protein, with the translated sequence MGLSLGRVVDLTCDLFNGMPTYPGDPPFKHEFVMRGSRPGEVTLSRLEAGSHSGTHVDAPLHFIPGGGSVDSIEPSRLIAGADVVDLSNKRPGEPITRRDLEGKVRKGRAAVLYTGFSSMRGSELYLYAWPYLDRGAADYLAEVKVSAVVTEGMSVAGWAGAEGFPWKPTVSPDDVSYVHARLLSSGVIIVEGACNLKELVGCNNVTLVIAPLRVRGAEGAMARVLALC
- a CDS encoding radical SAM protein; translation: MGHLLAGIRLIFNNPVTRASLRLASRTVKVKYADGTEKEAPLIYHSLSAFVGEQIVECPLTARFLIPIINKSIEVGIKALHGDVESAKKSISDPAIRRGVALVMKGLGLYGVTVPQKMPAPFLIVWNFTNMCNLKCIHCYQRAGAPTPDELTLEEKLRVVDELDRAGVASVALSGGEPTIHPHFHRIVRELSSRGIHTAVATNGWLFADINELAKAKEEGLRYVEVSIDSADPKVHDKFRGVPGSWERAVKALENAVKLGMDHGMAVTITKMNIGEVKNLLDLAEEIGVKRVIFFNFVPTGRGLENAWLDLDPVEREKFLREIYLEMKKRPGLQIVSTAPQYGRVALQVSGGQEVAPTHFAVSGDPIVKAVAEFVGGCGAGRIYAAIQPNGDVSPCVFLPAVVGNLRKQSFWDIWTKSPLFEQLRNRDNLKGYCRVCPYRNICGGCRARAYGYYGDPLAPDPGCIYNLKDWQELTSKAPKVKLVTQQAGQAEGVAKS
- a CDS encoding radical SAM protein, with protein sequence MLALPPDVHNLEIYKVTGMRAPPLGLAYIASVLEQAGHKVKIVDSPTRRLDLKSWMAEVKSFDPDIVGVSMMTPLAPKGYLAAKELRREMPDVTLVAGGTHATYMYDEALDAGYDFVVRGEGEFTMLELTDTLEKRGRDYEALKAIKGLVFREQGRTVVTPDRPFIEDLDKLPWPDRELLDMDKYTLFDKPIRIAHVMASRGCPYGCMYCITSYYWGRRYRYRSAKGVADEIEYLVNKYGTKQIVFTDDEFTANWKFVRDFVNEIRTRGLDIKFSCGARVDHMSKDIMKLLYDNGCNALYFGVESASQETLNRIGKKITLEQARRVFQWKKELKGFATGSFILGFPWETVDDMKQTAELAVKLGPDYAQFTALTPYPGTPLWDFAVKNNLIVDTNWEHYTTVRPVIRGFNFTAEQLGRALIYAYRKFYLRLGFMWQEVRAGRFGDLVSVITRETLSAFGDALGRVFEPLRWGGGERD
- a CDS encoding inosine/xanthosine triphosphatase is translated as MTCPSAAVGSSNPVKLEGVREAYELIYSCARVTPVAVSGLPPQPVGLEETRRLAMLRASLASRGADHGVGVESGLFSVSGSWYVITFTCVVAGSSSACGASPAFEVPEEVAREAMSSELDEAVGRRYGLKDIGSAQGIIGLMTEGKVIRRDLVRWATLMALAGLRGLPRLTSPSGKP